A stretch of the Equus caballus isolate H_3958 breed thoroughbred chromosome X, TB-T2T, whole genome shotgun sequence genome encodes the following:
- the LOC100057188 gene encoding integrator complex subunit 6-like isoform X20 — protein sequence MCEVTGGRSYCVRTQRMLNQCLESLVQKVQSGVVINFEKTGPDPLPIGEDGFMDSSRTSSSFAAQPWHSCHKLIYVRPNSKTGVPVGHWPIPESFWPDQNLPSLPPRTSHPIVRFSCVDCEPMVIDKLPFDKYELEPSPLTQYILERKSPHTCWQVFVTSSGKYNELGYPFGYLKASTTLTCVNLFVMPYNYPVLLPLLDDLFKVHKLKPNLKWRQAFDNYLKTLPPYYLLPLKKALRMMGAPNLISDNLDCGLSYSVISYLKKLSQQTKLESERILASVGKKPPQEIGIKVKNHSGGGVSLTHSKNFRKLLKEIIGETVPRLTELNTKEFAGFQVGLLNKDLKPQTYRNAYDIPRRGLLDQLTRMRSNLLKTHKFIVGQDEDSLHSVPVAQMGNYQEYLKTLASPLREIDPDQPKRLHTFGNPFKQDKKGMMIDEADEFVAGPQNKVKRPGEPNSPLSSKRRRSMSLLLRKPQTPPTVTNHVGGKGPPSASWFPSYPNLIKPTLVHTDVTVIHDVHEEKTENGQTPPDGFLSKSAAPELMNMAGDGVPPNQSDSLSDDFISLRKDGLIPKPGGNALVGGTKNCSISVNDQKVSVTSTLGAVPNTLQITPAMAQGINADIKHQLMKEVRKFGRKYERIFILLEGVQGPLAVKKQFVEFTIKEAARFKRRVLIQYLEKVLEKIDSHYLLNNVNHINSRSLC from the exons ATGTGTGAAGTCACAGGAG GTCGCTCCTACTGTGTTAGAACACAAAGAATGTTGAATCAATGTTTAGAATCTCTAGTTCAAAAAGTTCAGAGTGGTGTAGTTATTAACTTTGAAAAAACAGGACCAGATCCACTTCCTATCGGAGAAG atGGATTTATGGATTCATCTAGGACAAGCAGTTCATTTGCCGCTCAACCATGGCATAGTTGTCATAAGCTCATTTATGTACGACCTAACTCTAAAACTGGTGTACCTGTTGGACATTGGCCAATTCCAGAATCTTTTTGGCCAGATCAGAATTTACCTTCACTA CCTCCACGAACATCTCATCCTATTGTGAGGTTCTCCTGTGTAGATTGTGAGCCAATGGTAATAGACAAACTTCCCTTTGACAAATATGAACTTGAACCTTCACCCTTAACTCAGTACATCCTGGAACGAAAGTCTCCACATACCTGCTGGCAG GTATTTGTTACTAGCAGTGGAAAATACAATGAACTCGGATATCCATTTGGCTATTTAAAAGCCAGTACCACTTTGACTTGTGTCAACCTCTTTGTGATGCCCTACAACTACCCAGTTTTACTCCCTCTTTTAG ATGACTTGTTTAAAGTTCACAAGCTTAAGCCAAATCTGAAGTGGCGACAGGCTTTTGACAACTACTTAAAAACTCTGCCTCCATACTACTTATta CCATTAAAGAAAGCACTAAGGATGATGGGAGCTCCAAATCTGATATCAGATAATTTAGATTGTGGACTTAGTTACAGTGTTATCTCTTACCTTAAAAAACTCAGCCAACAG ACCAAACTAGAGTCAGAACGAATACTAGCCTCAGTGGGGAAGAAACCTCCCCAGGAAATTGGAATCAAAGTGAAAAATCATTCTGGAGGTGGCGTGTCGTTGACTCAcagtaaaaattttagaaaactattgaaagaaataatcGGGGAAACTGTGCCGAGACTGACAGAACTGAATACCAAAGAATTTGCTGGCTTCCAAGTAGGGCTCTTAAACAAG GATTTGAAACCTCAGACATACAGAAATGCCTATGATATTCCACGTAGAGGTCTCTTAGACCAGTTAACTCGAATGAGATCCAATCTGCTGAAAACACACAAGTTTATTGTCGGACAGGATGAAG ATTCCCTTCATAGTGTTCCAGTTGCACAAATGGGTAACTATCAGGAATACCTAAAGACATTGGCTTCCCCACTTCGAGAGATTGATCCAGATCAACCAAAAAGACTGCATACTTTTGGCAATCCGTTCAAACAAGATAAGAAG GGAATGATGATTGATGAAGCAGATGAGTTTGTAGCAGGGCCACAGAACAAAGTGAAACGTCCTGGAGAACCCAACAGTCCTCTGTCATCTAAGAGAAGGCGGAGTATGTCCCTGCTGTTGAGGAAACCACAAACACCACCTACTGTAACTAACCATGTGGGCGGAAAGGGACCACCCTCAGCCTCGTGGTTCCCATCTTATCCAAACCTCATAAAACCCACCCTTGTACATACAG ATGTTACTGTCATTCACGATGTCCATGAGGAGAAGACGGAAAATGGTCAAACCCCACCAGATGGCTTCTTGTCAAAATCTGCTGCACCAGAGCTGATGAATATGGCGGGAGATGGGGTTCCACCCAACCAATCGGATTCTCTGTCTGATGACTTCATTAGTCTCAGGAAGGATGGCCTCATTCCCAAACCTGGTGGTAATGCACTTGTGGGAGGAACCAAAAACTGCAGCATCTCTGTAAATGATCAGAAGGTCTCAGTAACGTCTACTTTGGGAGCTGTGCCAAATACATTACAAATAACTCCTGCTATGGCACAAGGAATCAATGCTGATATAAAACATCAGTTAATGAAGGAAGTTCGAAAATTTGGACGAA AGTATGaaagaattttcattttgcttgaaGGAGTGCAAGGACCTCTTGCAGTCAAGAAACAATTTGTTGAATTTACCATCAAGGAAGCTGCAAG gtttaaAAGACGAGTCTTAATTCAGTACCTTGAGAAGGTACTAGAAAAAATAGATTCCCACTACCTTCTCAACAATGTTAATCACATCAACAGCAGATCATTGTGTTAA
- the LOC100057188 gene encoding integrator complex subunit 6-like isoform X11, with protein sequence MNQRTDLGTSYLDIAKGAVELFLKLRARDPASRGDRYMLVTYDEPPYCIKGRNPFFLEPSILITITDGNKLTSTAGIQEELHLPLNSPLPGSELTKEPFRWDQRLFALVLRLPGLASTEPEQLGSVPTDESAITQMCEVTGGRSYCVRTQRMLNQCLESLVQKVQSGVVINFEKTGPDPLPIGEDGFMDSSRTSSSFAAQPWHSCHKLIYVRPNSKTGVPVGHWPIPESFWPDQNLPSLPPRTSHPIVRFSCVDCEPMVIDKLPFDKYELEPSPLTQYILERKSPHTCWQVFVTSSGKYNELGYPFGYLKASTTLTCVNLFVMPYNYPVLLPLLDDLFKVHKLKPNLKWRQAFDNYLKTLPPYYLLPLKKALRMMGAPNLISDNLDCGLSYSVISYLKKLSQQTKLESERILASVGKKPPQEIGIKVKNHSGGGVSLTHSKNFRKLLKEIIGETVPRLTELNTKEFAGFQVGLLNKDLKPQTYRNAYDIPRRGLLDQLTRMRSNLLKTHKFIVGQDEDSLHSVPVAQMGNYQEYLKTLASPLREIDPDQPKRLHTFGNPFKQDKKGMMIDEADEFVAGPQNKVKRPGEPNSPLSSKRRRSMSLLLRKPQTPPTVTNHVGGKGPPSASWFPSYPNLIKPTLVHTDVTVIHDVHEEKTENGQTPPDGFLSKSAAPELMNMAGDGVPPNQSDSLSDDFISLRKDGLIPKPGGNALVGGTKNCSISVNDQKVSVTSTLGAVPNTLQITPAMAQGINADIKHQLMKEVRKFGRKYERIFILLEGVQGPLAVKKQFVEFTIKEAARFKRRVLIQYLEKVLEKIDSHYLLNNVNHINSRSLC encoded by the exons gGGAGAAATCCATTTTTTTTAGAACCATCTATTTTAATTACCATCACAGATGGAAACAAGTTAACAAGTACTGCTGGTATTCAAGAAGAG CTTCATCTGCCTTTGAattctcctctgcctggaagtgAACTAACCAAAGAACCTTTTCGTTGGGATCAAAGGTTATTTGCCCTGGTGTTGCGTTTGCCTGGATTGGCTTCTACTGAACCAGAGCAGCTAGGGAGCGTACCCACTGACGAATCTGCCATCACACAGATGTGTGAAGTCACAGGAG GTCGCTCCTACTGTGTTAGAACACAAAGAATGTTGAATCAATGTTTAGAATCTCTAGTTCAAAAAGTTCAGAGTGGTGTAGTTATTAACTTTGAAAAAACAGGACCAGATCCACTTCCTATCGGAGAAG atGGATTTATGGATTCATCTAGGACAAGCAGTTCATTTGCCGCTCAACCATGGCATAGTTGTCATAAGCTCATTTATGTACGACCTAACTCTAAAACTGGTGTACCTGTTGGACATTGGCCAATTCCAGAATCTTTTTGGCCAGATCAGAATTTACCTTCACTA CCTCCACGAACATCTCATCCTATTGTGAGGTTCTCCTGTGTAGATTGTGAGCCAATGGTAATAGACAAACTTCCCTTTGACAAATATGAACTTGAACCTTCACCCTTAACTCAGTACATCCTGGAACGAAAGTCTCCACATACCTGCTGGCAG GTATTTGTTACTAGCAGTGGAAAATACAATGAACTCGGATATCCATTTGGCTATTTAAAAGCCAGTACCACTTTGACTTGTGTCAACCTCTTTGTGATGCCCTACAACTACCCAGTTTTACTCCCTCTTTTAG ATGACTTGTTTAAAGTTCACAAGCTTAAGCCAAATCTGAAGTGGCGACAGGCTTTTGACAACTACTTAAAAACTCTGCCTCCATACTACTTATta CCATTAAAGAAAGCACTAAGGATGATGGGAGCTCCAAATCTGATATCAGATAATTTAGATTGTGGACTTAGTTACAGTGTTATCTCTTACCTTAAAAAACTCAGCCAACAG ACCAAACTAGAGTCAGAACGAATACTAGCCTCAGTGGGGAAGAAACCTCCCCAGGAAATTGGAATCAAAGTGAAAAATCATTCTGGAGGTGGCGTGTCGTTGACTCAcagtaaaaattttagaaaactattgaaagaaataatcGGGGAAACTGTGCCGAGACTGACAGAACTGAATACCAAAGAATTTGCTGGCTTCCAAGTAGGGCTCTTAAACAAG GATTTGAAACCTCAGACATACAGAAATGCCTATGATATTCCACGTAGAGGTCTCTTAGACCAGTTAACTCGAATGAGATCCAATCTGCTGAAAACACACAAGTTTATTGTCGGACAGGATGAAG ATTCCCTTCATAGTGTTCCAGTTGCACAAATGGGTAACTATCAGGAATACCTAAAGACATTGGCTTCCCCACTTCGAGAGATTGATCCAGATCAACCAAAAAGACTGCATACTTTTGGCAATCCGTTCAAACAAGATAAGAAG GGAATGATGATTGATGAAGCAGATGAGTTTGTAGCAGGGCCACAGAACAAAGTGAAACGTCCTGGAGAACCCAACAGTCCTCTGTCATCTAAGAGAAGGCGGAGTATGTCCCTGCTGTTGAGGAAACCACAAACACCACCTACTGTAACTAACCATGTGGGCGGAAAGGGACCACCCTCAGCCTCGTGGTTCCCATCTTATCCAAACCTCATAAAACCCACCCTTGTACATACAG ATGTTACTGTCATTCACGATGTCCATGAGGAGAAGACGGAAAATGGTCAAACCCCACCAGATGGCTTCTTGTCAAAATCTGCTGCACCAGAGCTGATGAATATGGCGGGAGATGGGGTTCCACCCAACCAATCGGATTCTCTGTCTGATGACTTCATTAGTCTCAGGAAGGATGGCCTCATTCCCAAACCTGGTGGTAATGCACTTGTGGGAGGAACCAAAAACTGCAGCATCTCTGTAAATGATCAGAAGGTCTCAGTAACGTCTACTTTGGGAGCTGTGCCAAATACATTACAAATAACTCCTGCTATGGCACAAGGAATCAATGCTGATATAAAACATCAGTTAATGAAGGAAGTTCGAAAATTTGGACGAA AGTATGaaagaattttcattttgcttgaaGGAGTGCAAGGACCTCTTGCAGTCAAGAAACAATTTGTTGAATTTACCATCAAGGAAGCTGCAAG gtttaaAAGACGAGTCTTAATTCAGTACCTTGAGAAGGTACTAGAAAAAATAGATTCCCACTACCTTCTCAACAATGTTAATCACATCAACAGCAGATCATTGTGTTAA
- the LOC100057188 gene encoding integrator complex subunit 6-like isoform X16 yields the protein MVDTSASMNQRTDLGTSYLDIAKGAVELFLKLRARDPASRGDRYMLVTYDEPPYCIKGRNPFFLEPSILITITDGNKLTSTAGIQEELHLPLNSPLPGSELTKEPFRWDQRLFALVLRLPGLASTEPEQLGSVPTDESAITQMCEVTGGRSYCVRTQRMLNQCLESLVQKVQSGVVINFEKTGPDPLPIGEDGFMDSSRTSSSFAAQPWHSCHKLIYVRPNSKTGVPVGHWPIPESFWPDQNLPSLPPRTSHPIVRFSCVDCEPMVIDKLPFDKYELEPSPLTQYILERKSPHTCWQVFVTSSGKYNELGYPFGYLKASTTLTCVNLFVMPYNYPVLLPLLDDLFKVHKLKPNLKWRQAFDNYLKTLPPYYLLPLKKALRMMGAPNLISDNLDCGLSYSVISYLKKLSQQTKLESERILASVGKKPPQEIGIKVKNHSGGGVSLTHSKNFRKLLKEIIGETVPRLTELNTKEFAGFQVGLLNKDLKPQTYRNAYDIPRRGLLDQLTRMRSNLLKTHKFIVGQDEDSLHSVPVAQMGNYQEYLKTLASPLREIDPDQPKRLHTFGNPFKQDKKGMMIDEADEFVAGPQNKVKRPGEPNSPLSSKRRRNVTVIHDVHEEKTENGQTPPDGFLSKSAAPELMNMAGDGVPPNQSDSLSDDFISLRKDGLIPKPGGNALVGGTKNCSISVNDQKVSVTSTLGAVPNTLQITPAMAQGINADIKHQLMKEVRKFGRKYERIFILLEGVQGPLAVKKQFVEFTIKEAARFKRRVLIQYLEKVLEKIDSHYLLNNVNHINSRSLC from the exons gGGAGAAATCCATTTTTTTTAGAACCATCTATTTTAATTACCATCACAGATGGAAACAAGTTAACAAGTACTGCTGGTATTCAAGAAGAG CTTCATCTGCCTTTGAattctcctctgcctggaagtgAACTAACCAAAGAACCTTTTCGTTGGGATCAAAGGTTATTTGCCCTGGTGTTGCGTTTGCCTGGATTGGCTTCTACTGAACCAGAGCAGCTAGGGAGCGTACCCACTGACGAATCTGCCATCACACAGATGTGTGAAGTCACAGGAG GTCGCTCCTACTGTGTTAGAACACAAAGAATGTTGAATCAATGTTTAGAATCTCTAGTTCAAAAAGTTCAGAGTGGTGTAGTTATTAACTTTGAAAAAACAGGACCAGATCCACTTCCTATCGGAGAAG atGGATTTATGGATTCATCTAGGACAAGCAGTTCATTTGCCGCTCAACCATGGCATAGTTGTCATAAGCTCATTTATGTACGACCTAACTCTAAAACTGGTGTACCTGTTGGACATTGGCCAATTCCAGAATCTTTTTGGCCAGATCAGAATTTACCTTCACTA CCTCCACGAACATCTCATCCTATTGTGAGGTTCTCCTGTGTAGATTGTGAGCCAATGGTAATAGACAAACTTCCCTTTGACAAATATGAACTTGAACCTTCACCCTTAACTCAGTACATCCTGGAACGAAAGTCTCCACATACCTGCTGGCAG GTATTTGTTACTAGCAGTGGAAAATACAATGAACTCGGATATCCATTTGGCTATTTAAAAGCCAGTACCACTTTGACTTGTGTCAACCTCTTTGTGATGCCCTACAACTACCCAGTTTTACTCCCTCTTTTAG ATGACTTGTTTAAAGTTCACAAGCTTAAGCCAAATCTGAAGTGGCGACAGGCTTTTGACAACTACTTAAAAACTCTGCCTCCATACTACTTATta CCATTAAAGAAAGCACTAAGGATGATGGGAGCTCCAAATCTGATATCAGATAATTTAGATTGTGGACTTAGTTACAGTGTTATCTCTTACCTTAAAAAACTCAGCCAACAG ACCAAACTAGAGTCAGAACGAATACTAGCCTCAGTGGGGAAGAAACCTCCCCAGGAAATTGGAATCAAAGTGAAAAATCATTCTGGAGGTGGCGTGTCGTTGACTCAcagtaaaaattttagaaaactattgaaagaaataatcGGGGAAACTGTGCCGAGACTGACAGAACTGAATACCAAAGAATTTGCTGGCTTCCAAGTAGGGCTCTTAAACAAG GATTTGAAACCTCAGACATACAGAAATGCCTATGATATTCCACGTAGAGGTCTCTTAGACCAGTTAACTCGAATGAGATCCAATCTGCTGAAAACACACAAGTTTATTGTCGGACAGGATGAAG ATTCCCTTCATAGTGTTCCAGTTGCACAAATGGGTAACTATCAGGAATACCTAAAGACATTGGCTTCCCCACTTCGAGAGATTGATCCAGATCAACCAAAAAGACTGCATACTTTTGGCAATCCGTTCAAACAAGATAAGAAG GGAATGATGATTGATGAAGCAGATGAGTTTGTAGCAGGGCCACAGAACAAAGTGAAACGTCCTGGAGAACCCAACAGTCCTCTGTCATCTAAGAGAAGGCGGA ATGTTACTGTCATTCACGATGTCCATGAGGAGAAGACGGAAAATGGTCAAACCCCACCAGATGGCTTCTTGTCAAAATCTGCTGCACCAGAGCTGATGAATATGGCGGGAGATGGGGTTCCACCCAACCAATCGGATTCTCTGTCTGATGACTTCATTAGTCTCAGGAAGGATGGCCTCATTCCCAAACCTGGTGGTAATGCACTTGTGGGAGGAACCAAAAACTGCAGCATCTCTGTAAATGATCAGAAGGTCTCAGTAACGTCTACTTTGGGAGCTGTGCCAAATACATTACAAATAACTCCTGCTATGGCACAAGGAATCAATGCTGATATAAAACATCAGTTAATGAAGGAAGTTCGAAAATTTGGACGAA AGTATGaaagaattttcattttgcttgaaGGAGTGCAAGGACCTCTTGCAGTCAAGAAACAATTTGTTGAATTTACCATCAAGGAAGCTGCAAG gtttaaAAGACGAGTCTTAATTCAGTACCTTGAGAAGGTACTAGAAAAAATAGATTCCCACTACCTTCTCAACAATGTTAATCACATCAACAGCAGATCATTGTGTTAA
- the LOC100057188 gene encoding integrator complex subunit 6-like isoform X19 → MVDTSASMNQRTDLGTSYLDIAKGAVELFLKLRARDPASRGDRYMLVTYDEPPYCIKGRNPFFLEPSILITITDGNKLTSTAGIQEELHLPLNSPLPGSELTKEPFRWDQRLFALVLRLPGLASTEPEQLGSVPTDESAITQMCEVTGGRSYCVRTQRMLNQCLESLVQKVQSGVVINFEKTGPDPLPIGEDGFMDSSRTSSSFAAQPWHSCHKLIYVRPNSKTGVPVGHWPIPESFWPDQNLPSLPPRTSHPIVRFSCVDCEPMVIDKLPFDKYELEPSPLTQYILERKSPHTCWQVFVTSSGKYNELGYPFGYLKASTTLTCVNLFVMPYNYPVLLPLLDDLFKVHKLKPNLKWRQAFDNYLKTLPPYYLLTKLESERILASVGKKPPQEIGIKVKNHSGGGVSLTHSKNFRKLLKEIIGETVPRLTELNTKEFAGFQVGLLNKDLKPQTYRNAYDIPRRGLLDQLTRMRSNLLKTHKFIVGQDEDSLHSVPVAQMGNYQEYLKTLASPLREIDPDQPKRLHTFGNPFKQDKKGMMIDEADEFVAGPQNKVKRPGEPNSPLSSKRRRNVTVIHDVHEEKTENGQTPPDGFLSKSAAPELMNMAGDGVPPNQSDSLSDDFISLRKDGLIPKPGGNALVGGTKNCSISVNDQKVSVTSTLGAVPNTLQITPAMAQGINADIKHQLMKEVRKFGRKYERIFILLEGVQGPLAVKKQFVEFTIKEAARFKRRVLIQYLEKVLEKIDSHYLLNNVNHINSRSLC, encoded by the exons gGGAGAAATCCATTTTTTTTAGAACCATCTATTTTAATTACCATCACAGATGGAAACAAGTTAACAAGTACTGCTGGTATTCAAGAAGAG CTTCATCTGCCTTTGAattctcctctgcctggaagtgAACTAACCAAAGAACCTTTTCGTTGGGATCAAAGGTTATTTGCCCTGGTGTTGCGTTTGCCTGGATTGGCTTCTACTGAACCAGAGCAGCTAGGGAGCGTACCCACTGACGAATCTGCCATCACACAGATGTGTGAAGTCACAGGAG GTCGCTCCTACTGTGTTAGAACACAAAGAATGTTGAATCAATGTTTAGAATCTCTAGTTCAAAAAGTTCAGAGTGGTGTAGTTATTAACTTTGAAAAAACAGGACCAGATCCACTTCCTATCGGAGAAG atGGATTTATGGATTCATCTAGGACAAGCAGTTCATTTGCCGCTCAACCATGGCATAGTTGTCATAAGCTCATTTATGTACGACCTAACTCTAAAACTGGTGTACCTGTTGGACATTGGCCAATTCCAGAATCTTTTTGGCCAGATCAGAATTTACCTTCACTA CCTCCACGAACATCTCATCCTATTGTGAGGTTCTCCTGTGTAGATTGTGAGCCAATGGTAATAGACAAACTTCCCTTTGACAAATATGAACTTGAACCTTCACCCTTAACTCAGTACATCCTGGAACGAAAGTCTCCACATACCTGCTGGCAG GTATTTGTTACTAGCAGTGGAAAATACAATGAACTCGGATATCCATTTGGCTATTTAAAAGCCAGTACCACTTTGACTTGTGTCAACCTCTTTGTGATGCCCTACAACTACCCAGTTTTACTCCCTCTTTTAG ATGACTTGTTTAAAGTTCACAAGCTTAAGCCAAATCTGAAGTGGCGACAGGCTTTTGACAACTACTTAAAAACTCTGCCTCCATACTACTTATta ACCAAACTAGAGTCAGAACGAATACTAGCCTCAGTGGGGAAGAAACCTCCCCAGGAAATTGGAATCAAAGTGAAAAATCATTCTGGAGGTGGCGTGTCGTTGACTCAcagtaaaaattttagaaaactattgaaagaaataatcGGGGAAACTGTGCCGAGACTGACAGAACTGAATACCAAAGAATTTGCTGGCTTCCAAGTAGGGCTCTTAAACAAG GATTTGAAACCTCAGACATACAGAAATGCCTATGATATTCCACGTAGAGGTCTCTTAGACCAGTTAACTCGAATGAGATCCAATCTGCTGAAAACACACAAGTTTATTGTCGGACAGGATGAAG ATTCCCTTCATAGTGTTCCAGTTGCACAAATGGGTAACTATCAGGAATACCTAAAGACATTGGCTTCCCCACTTCGAGAGATTGATCCAGATCAACCAAAAAGACTGCATACTTTTGGCAATCCGTTCAAACAAGATAAGAAG GGAATGATGATTGATGAAGCAGATGAGTTTGTAGCAGGGCCACAGAACAAAGTGAAACGTCCTGGAGAACCCAACAGTCCTCTGTCATCTAAGAGAAGGCGGA ATGTTACTGTCATTCACGATGTCCATGAGGAGAAGACGGAAAATGGTCAAACCCCACCAGATGGCTTCTTGTCAAAATCTGCTGCACCAGAGCTGATGAATATGGCGGGAGATGGGGTTCCACCCAACCAATCGGATTCTCTGTCTGATGACTTCATTAGTCTCAGGAAGGATGGCCTCATTCCCAAACCTGGTGGTAATGCACTTGTGGGAGGAACCAAAAACTGCAGCATCTCTGTAAATGATCAGAAGGTCTCAGTAACGTCTACTTTGGGAGCTGTGCCAAATACATTACAAATAACTCCTGCTATGGCACAAGGAATCAATGCTGATATAAAACATCAGTTAATGAAGGAAGTTCGAAAATTTGGACGAA AGTATGaaagaattttcattttgcttgaaGGAGTGCAAGGACCTCTTGCAGTCAAGAAACAATTTGTTGAATTTACCATCAAGGAAGCTGCAAG gtttaaAAGACGAGTCTTAATTCAGTACCTTGAGAAGGTACTAGAAAAAATAGATTCCCACTACCTTCTCAACAATGTTAATCACATCAACAGCAGATCATTGTGTTAA